The genomic interval CAACCGGCGTGGccaacaccaacaccaacacACAACGGCTGGTCGGAGGGGTGTTGGGACAAATCAGCTCCAGGCCCATTTTCATGCTCTAACTGTCTCGGAATGTGTAGCTCTAGGACCCCCGCCTCTATCCCATGCCTGGGCTCCGCAGGGTGGAAGTCTGTCCCACCTCTGTACCTGGACATGCCGAGCTCCACCTGGGCATCCTCGAAACTCTTGGTCTCCTCAGGGATCCAGAGACTTCCAGGGTCCAGGTGATCAAGGGGGTCTGTGGGAGACAGAGCCCATGAGCTTCTAGCTCCTCCTCCTTGAGGCTTCGAGTCACAGTGGGGAGAACCCATCTCCGTGCAGTGCCGTGAGGCCCCCTAGGCTCTGGCCTGGAGCAGATCAGGTCattaagctctctgagcctcagtctcctcacctgtTAAGTGGGGCGAGTAGAAACACCTCCTTTATAATACTGTTGCAGGATTCAGTGAGAGCACCCTGTGGGGCACTTAGCATTACCTGGGGCCACAGGCAGTGCCCCTTCCTAAGACTCTTTTCTGCACCAGGTCGGTGCTTAATTTATGTTTGCAGGCCCTTTGGATAATTGGGTGAGGGAGCAAACGAACCTCCTACCGCTCACTCCTTAAGGCCCACTGTGCCGTGCTCACATCCTAACTAGATGCTGCATGGATAAAACTATTGGGAGAGGCAGGAGCTCAACTGGCTCATTGGGTGTCTTGTGCAAACTAGAGCCCAGAACCATTCCTGTACGCAACACAGGGAGCACAGCCCGGAGAGTGCAGTGAGTAACCTGCACAACCATCCACCGGGGCCCTGACGTGAGTTTTCCCAGGGTGGTCTAGAGAGTGGTCCTGTGCACAGATTTTGGAGACATAGTCCCAGCCCAGCGGTAGAGACCAGAGGTGCAGCCAGCTACCCACTCACCGGCCAGCACCTCCACCAGGACCCTCCTGAGGGTGTCGGCCTCTTCACCGTAGAGACTCTGGCACTGGTAGAGGCCAGCATCGTGGGCTTGAAGATTCCTCAGCGTAATGGTGAGTGTGCCCCCAAGGGCATCATCCATGATGGCCGTGCTCCCGTTCCGCCTCTTTAGGAAAGACAGCAGCCACGAGCGGTGGGTGCTGACAACTCGCTGGCACGTGCCCTCCTCATCTAGCTCGCGGCACCAGGCTTTGCGTCTCCCCCAGTGCTTCAGGGAGTTGTAGGGGCAGGACACCTGCAGGGACCGGCCCACCAGGCCCTGGAATACGGTGGTGTTGTGGGCCCGGGACAGCTCTGGGGGGGAGACAGTCATTCACTCTTCGTTCATTcaccaaatgtttattgaactccTACTGTGCGCAGtgaacaaagagacagaaatctTACCCTTAAGGAGCTCAGGTTCTTATATAAATTGCAACAAGGTGCGCAGCCCACTACGAAACCCAGGTCCCGGGTCTGGTTTTAACACCGTTGGACTTGCCGGGCATTTTAAAGAAGTAACTGTCCCCCTCCAGGCCTATTTCCAGAgacattagtctttttttttttttttttgagagagacagagagagacagtgtgaacaggggagggtcagtgagggagggagatacagaatctgaagcaggctccaggctctgagctagctgtcagcacagagcccaacgcagggctcgaacttaaaaaccacgagatcatgacctgagctgaagtcagacacccaaccaactgagccacccagactgcCCCAGAGACGTTAGTCTCGAAGTTCCCTCCAGTTCCCTTCCATCCATTTTATCCCTGTCATATGGGACCATGTTCTCTTCTCCAGGCTCTCCATCTCAAGGGAGTAGGGCCAGTGGC from Suricata suricatta isolate VVHF042 chromosome 7, meerkat_22Aug2017_6uvM2_HiC, whole genome shotgun sequence carries:
- the TREM2 gene encoding triggering receptor expressed on myeloid cells 2 isoform X4; this encodes MEPLWLLILLAVTELSRAHNTTVFQGLVGRSLQVSCPYNSLKHWGRRKAWCRELDEEGTCQRVVSTHRSWLLSFLKRRNGSTAIMDDALGGTLTITLRNLQAHDAGLYQCQSLYGEEADTLRRVLVEVLADPLDHLDPGSLWIPEETKSFEDAQVELGMSRAERHVREEDAGEERPRERSSGATPTCTPAPRSLRLLVLLWRKATLPTPCFPWCLEMRTRACVCVCVCVCRRTWKVGWTFTNLQTVVIKHFHK
- the TREM2 gene encoding triggering receptor expressed on myeloid cells 2 isoform X1 encodes the protein MEPLWLLILLAVTELSRAHNTTVFQGLVGRSLQVSCPYNSLKHWGRRKAWCRELDEEGTCQRVVSTHRSWLLSFLKRRNGSTAIMDDALGGTLTITLRNLQAHDAGLYQCQSLYGEEADTLRRVLVEVLADPLDHLDPGSLWIPEETKSFEDAQVELGMSRSLSEEDIPFPPTSILLLLACIFLGKVLAASALWAAAWHGWKLGTPRASGLDCSHDSGYQLQTLTGRRDT
- the TREM2 gene encoding triggering receptor expressed on myeloid cells 2 isoform X3 translates to MEPLWLLILLAVTELSRAHNTTVFQGLVGRSLQVSCPYNSLKHWGRRKAWCRELDEEGTCQRVVSTHRSWLLSFLKRRNGSTAIMDDALGGTLTITLRNLQAHDAGLYQCQSLYGEEADTLRRVLVEVLADPLDHLDPGSLWIPEETKSFEDAQVELGMSSCCSKTPEWSASHLFPGHPWTLWQQ